One Blattabacterium cuenoti DNA window includes the following coding sequences:
- a CDS encoding rhomboid family intramembrane serine protease — protein MNFYTNFNYNSNAVKHLISINILVYTAIYVFPQYRMENIFSLYHPLYDKFHIYQIFTHMFIHSKNLFLHIIFNMLALFMFGGQIESLLGFKKFIILYFLSGIIAAFIQILFNTILIFYFIETLNIYKINNIINYLSEEKKILIYNSLYSPMMGASGAISGIVGAFARIFPEHKIFILPFPFPIKVRKALLIFVFGSFISTIFNISPGVAHFAHIGGILSGYFIGSLFLRKIFY, from the coding sequence GTGAATTTTTATACAAATTTTAATTACAACTCTAATGCTGTAAAACATTTAATTAGTATTAATATACTAGTATATACAGCTATATATGTTTTTCCTCAATATAGAATGGAAAATATATTTTCTTTATATCATCCATTATATGATAAATTTCATATTTATCAAATATTTACACATATGTTCATACATTCTAAGAATCTTTTTCTACATATAATATTTAATATGTTAGCGTTATTTATGTTTGGAGGACAAATAGAATCTTTACTAGGATTTAAAAAATTTATTATTCTATATTTTTTATCAGGTATTATTGCTGCTTTTATACAAATTTTATTTAATACTATTTTAATATTCTATTTTATAGAAACCCTAAATATTTATAAAATCAATAATATTATTAATTATTTAAGTGAAGAAAAAAAAATTCTTATTTATAATTCACTTTATTCTCCTATGATGGGAGCTTCTGGTGCAATTAGTGGTATAGTAGGAGCATTTGCAAGAATTTTTCCAGAACATAAAATTTTTATATTACCATTTCCTTTTCCAATAAAAGTTAGAAAAGCATTATTAATTTTTGTTTTTGGTAGTTTTATTTCTACTATTTTTAATATATCACCAGGAGTTGCTCATTTTGCACATATAGGAGGAATTTTATCCGGTTATTTTATAGGATCATTATTTTTAAGAAAAATTTTTTATTAA
- the dapB gene encoding 4-hydroxy-tetrahydrodipicolinate reductase: MNIAIIGYGKMGKTIEKIATNRNHNIQLCYDKTPNKNILLNNSIDIVIEFSQPYSAFENIKICIENNIPVVSGTTGWLQQLNEIKNICIKNNGSFLYSSNFSISMNIFYEINKKLSILLLPFSKKYDISIKEIHHKEKKDKPSGTALHIANDIINIGMKNYWNTIDNKKKLIKNYKKSILIESKRCENVIGEHIVDYKSNIEKISIKHKAYSRNIFAIGAIISAEWLINKKGFFSMKDMLGL, translated from the coding sequence ATGAATATAGCAATCATAGGATATGGTAAAATGGGTAAAACTATTGAAAAAATAGCAACAAATAGAAATCATAATATACAATTATGTTACGATAAAACTCCTAATAAAAATATATTATTAAATAATTCTATTGATATAGTAATAGAATTTAGTCAACCTTATTCTGCATTTGAAAACATAAAAATATGTATAGAAAATAATATTCCTGTAGTATCTGGAACTACAGGATGGTTACAACAATTAAATGAAATTAAAAATATTTGCATAAAAAATAATGGATCTTTTTTATACTCATCTAATTTTAGTATTAGTATGAATATATTTTATGAAATTAATAAAAAATTATCAATTTTATTATTACCATTTTCAAAAAAATATGATATTTCTATAAAAGAAATTCATCATAAAGAAAAAAAAGATAAACCTAGTGGAACGGCTTTACATATCGCAAATGATATAATAAATATTGGGATGAAAAACTATTGGAATACTATAGATAATAAAAAAAAATTAATAAAAAATTATAAAAAATCTATTTTAATTGAATCAAAAAGATGTGAAAATGTAATAGGAGAACATATTGTAGATTATAAATCTAATATAGAAAAAATATCTATTAAACATAAGGCTTATAGTAGAAATATTTTTGCTATTGGTGCAATTATCTCTGCAGAATGGCTAATAAATAAAAAAGGATTTTTTTCAATGAAAGATATGCTAGGTTTATAA
- a CDS encoding acetolactate synthase, protein MEIDFSIKILIEDNIGLLIRILILLNKRNLKINYMNVSKKKYKKYNLNQCILHLKCEKKQLIKLKKIINKLIGVYSIFYNEKKLFNNTI, encoded by the coding sequence ATGGAAATTGATTTTAGTATAAAAATACTCATTGAGGACAATATTGGATTGTTAATTAGGATTCTTATTTTATTAAATAAAAGAAATTTAAAAATTAATTATATGAATGTATCAAAAAAAAAATATAAAAAATATAATTTAAATCAATGTATTTTACATTTAAAATGTGAAAAAAAACAATTAATTAAATTAAAAAAAATTATTAATAAATTAATAGGAGTTTATTCTATATTTTATAATGAAAAAAAATTATTTAATAACACAATTTAA
- the ilvB gene encoding biosynthetic-type acetolactate synthase large subunit, whose translation MEKNVFPGSEIVIKTLLNENVKYIFGYPGGAIMPIYDSLYDYKHKIKHILMRHEQGVIHAAQGYARATGCVGVCFTTSGPGATNLVTGLADSLIDSTPIVCITGQVSSQFLGTDAFQEINIIDISISVTKWNIQVLESTNICKSIQKGFFIAKSGRPGPVLIDITKDAQLNMSKFCFKKINKIRNFYPCPIIKKNKIVKAAQIINKSKKPIIFSGQGVIIANAEKELKKFIEKTRIPIACTLLGLGSISTTHDLYVGMLGMHGNYAPNILTNESDVIIAIGMRFDDRVTGNVKKYANQAKIIHIDIDNSEINKNISCYISIVGDCKVSLKQLTQLVNKTNHENWKKKFFLMKEKEKKIIIKKDLFPIKKTITMGEVIKWINLYKRKNSILVTDVGQHQMIASRYFNFNCRRSQITSGGFGTMGFALPASIGAKFGSKNKQIICIVGDGGIQMTIQEMGTILENNLSIKIILLNNNFLGMVRQWQQLFFKKRYSFTKLKNPNFLKLSEAYSIEYKKIYKRNELKNSIKKLFSNDKKSFFLEILVSKEDNVFPMIPSGSSVEDIRMI comes from the coding sequence ATGGAGAAAAATGTATTTCCCGGATCTGAAATAGTTATTAAAACATTATTAAATGAAAATGTAAAATATATATTTGGATATCCAGGAGGTGCCATAATGCCAATATACGATTCTTTGTATGATTATAAACATAAAATCAAACATATTTTAATGAGACATGAACAAGGAGTAATTCATGCTGCACAAGGTTATGCTAGAGCTACAGGATGTGTAGGGGTTTGTTTTACTACATCTGGACCAGGAGCTACTAATTTAGTAACAGGATTAGCAGATTCATTAATAGATAGTACTCCCATTGTTTGTATAACAGGACAAGTTTCTTCACAATTCCTTGGTACTGATGCTTTTCAAGAAATTAATATTATAGATATTTCTATTTCAGTTACTAAATGGAATATTCAAGTATTAGAATCTACTAATATATGTAAATCTATTCAAAAAGGATTTTTTATTGCAAAAAGTGGTAGACCAGGTCCAGTATTAATTGATATTACTAAAGATGCTCAATTAAATATGTCAAAATTTTGCTTTAAAAAAATAAATAAAATTAGAAATTTTTATCCATGTCCAATTATAAAAAAAAATAAAATAGTAAAAGCGGCACAAATTATAAATAAATCCAAAAAACCAATTATATTTTCAGGACAAGGTGTTATAATAGCTAACGCGGAAAAAGAATTAAAAAAATTTATAGAAAAAACAAGGATTCCAATAGCTTGTACTTTATTAGGATTAGGTTCAATCTCTACTACACATGATTTATATGTTGGAATGTTAGGCATGCATGGTAATTATGCTCCAAATATTTTGACTAATGAATCAGATGTAATTATTGCAATAGGAATGCGTTTTGACGATCGAGTTACAGGAAATGTTAAAAAATATGCAAACCAAGCAAAAATTATTCATATTGATATTGATAATTCTGAAATAAATAAAAATATATCATGTTACATTTCTATTGTAGGAGACTGTAAAGTTTCTTTAAAGCAATTAACACAACTTGTGAATAAAACGAATCATGAAAATTGGAAAAAAAAATTTTTTCTTATGAAAGAAAAAGAAAAAAAAATAATAATAAAAAAAGATTTATTTCCAATAAAAAAAACCATTACAATGGGTGAAGTAATAAAATGGATTAATTTATATAAAAGAAAAAATTCAATACTTGTCACTGATGTAGGACAACATCAAATGATAGCTTCAAGATATTTTAATTTTAATTGTAGAAGAAGTCAAATAACATCTGGGGGATTTGGTACTATGGGTTTTGCTTTACCAGCATCAATAGGAGCAAAATTTGGATCAAAAAATAAACAAATAATATGTATTGTAGGAGACGGGGGGATTCAAATGACTATTCAAGAAATGGGTACTATACTAGAAAATAATTTATCTATAAAAATTATATTGTTAAATAATAATTTTTTAGGTATGGTACGTCAATGGCAACAACTTTTTTTTAAAAAACGTTATTCTTTTACGAAATTAAAAAATCCTAATTTTTTAAAGTTATCGGAAGCTTATAGTATAGAATATAAAAAAATATATAAGAGAAATGAACTAAAAAATTCTATAAAAAAATTGTTTTCTAATGATAAAAAATCTTTTTTTTTAGAGATTTTAGTTTCAAAAGAAGATAATGTTTTTCCTATGATTCCATCTGGATCCTCTGTAGAAGATATTCGTATGATATAA
- the ilvC gene encoding ketol-acid reductoisomerase, with protein sequence MIKKIGDVEENIITRKEFPLKKAKKILKKEVLSILGYGVQGPSQSLNLKDNGFNVIIGQRKNTLSWNKALKDGWIEGKNLFPLEEASEKGTILLYLLSDAGQISFWPKIKKYLTKNKSLYFSHGFGLSFQDKTKIYPPNNIDIFLVAPKGSGTSLRRLFKEGKGINSSYAIYQDYSGKSLDKVLSIGIGIGSGYLFETSFKNEVYSDLVGERGTLMGAIQGIFYAQYQVLRKNGHSPSESFNETVEELTQSLMPLVSENGMDWMYSNCSTTAQRGALDWWKKFRDITLPIFEDLYKKVSSGHEAERIILYNSDKNYRYKLKKELDNIKNSELWKVGDIIRNLRPEKKSDKKF encoded by the coding sequence ATGATAAAAAAAATTGGTGATGTAGAAGAAAATATTATAACCAGGAAAGAGTTCCCTTTAAAGAAAGCAAAAAAAATATTAAAAAAAGAAGTTTTATCAATTCTTGGATATGGAGTACAAGGACCTAGTCAATCTTTAAATTTGAAAGATAACGGATTTAATGTAATTATAGGACAAAGAAAAAATACTTTATCATGGAATAAAGCATTAAAAGATGGATGGATAGAAGGAAAAAATTTATTTCCTTTAGAAGAAGCTTCTGAAAAAGGTACAATATTATTGTATTTACTTTCAGATGCTGGACAAATATCATTTTGGCCAAAAATTAAAAAATATTTAACTAAAAATAAATCTTTATATTTTTCACATGGATTTGGTTTATCTTTCCAAGATAAAACAAAAATATATCCACCTAATAATATAGATATTTTTTTAGTTGCTCCAAAAGGATCAGGAACTAGTTTAAGAAGACTTTTTAAAGAAGGAAAAGGAATTAATTCTAGTTATGCTATTTATCAAGACTATAGTGGAAAAAGTTTAGATAAAGTTCTATCTATTGGGATAGGAATAGGTTCTGGATATCTATTTGAAACAAGTTTTAAAAATGAGGTTTATTCTGATTTAGTTGGAGAAAGAGGTACGTTAATGGGAGCTATTCAAGGAATATTTTATGCACAATATCAAGTATTGAGAAAGAATGGACATTCTCCATCAGAATCTTTTAATGAAACCGTGGAAGAATTAACTCAAAGTCTAATGCCATTAGTTTCAGAAAATGGAATGGATTGGATGTATTCCAATTGTTCAACAACTGCACAAAGAGGTGCTTTAGATTGGTGGAAAAAATTTAGAGATATTACATTACCTATATTTGAAGATTTGTATAAAAAAGTATCATCTGGTCATGAAGCAGAAAGAATTATTTTATATAATAGTGATAAAAATTATAGATATAAATTAAAAAAAGAATTAGATAATATAAAAAATAGTGAATTATGGAAAGTTGGAGATATTATACGTAATTTACGACCAGAAAAAAAAAGTGATAAAAAATTTTAA
- the lepB gene encoding signal peptidase I has translation MFQYILFHLIFSIIINIFHVFITYNLYKKYNFNHKKCYIPFYNIFIFLRVQNKKSWFILFLINPLTSIILYYILWIDLIHSFREKEDNKLFTIVFGIFYIIYLNFFIKKKLKLINKNHNNKNHNNKNIILLSIILSFIIHTYIVQPFVIPTSSMEKSLLVGDFILVSKINYGLRMPISPIFIPFFHNRLFDYINHYTSLIKWPYFRFNSLESIRRNDIIVFNYPLDKKNFSIDRKDHYVKRCVGIPGDIIFIKNGKLFINYIQEKFFKGRQQSFFFKRKIPLNIEYLMNKMDIEDIEMIGEFNNEYYYQIMLNEENKKKICKLFNNLILLKKNITPYYISDKVIQPKKQKYVWNRDFFGPFYIPKKGDIIEINSINSSLYKNIFLYEKGKIFYKKKKKFIRVMNNYYFMMGDNRHNSYDSRYWGLVPESHIVGKPIFIWMSIDWNRNNPINFFHWKIRWDRIMTTVNGNNIFLYLFFLFLLLYMIHKTIYKIINRNNKN, from the coding sequence ATGTTTCAATATATATTATTTCATCTTATTTTTTCAATTATTATAAATATATTTCATGTATTTATTACTTATAATTTATATAAAAAATATAATTTCAATCATAAAAAATGTTATATACCTTTTTACAATATTTTTATATTTTTACGTGTACAAAATAAAAAAAGTTGGTTTATATTATTTTTAATTAATCCACTAACTAGTATAATATTGTATTATATTTTATGGATTGATTTAATTCATTCTTTTAGAGAAAAAGAAGATAATAAACTATTTACTATAGTATTTGGAATATTTTATATTATTTATTTAAATTTTTTTATCAAAAAAAAATTAAAACTTATCAATAAAAATCACAATAATAAAAATCACAATAATAAAAATATTATATTACTTTCTATAATATTATCATTTATTATACATACTTATATCGTACAACCGTTCGTCATTCCCACATCATCTATGGAAAAAAGTTTATTAGTTGGGGATTTTATATTAGTTAGTAAAATAAATTATGGATTAAGAATGCCTATTTCGCCTATTTTTATCCCATTTTTTCACAATCGTTTATTTGATTATATAAATCATTATACATCTTTAATAAAGTGGCCATATTTTCGTTTTAATTCATTGGAGTCTATACGTAGAAATGATATAATTGTTTTTAATTATCCTCTAGATAAAAAAAATTTTTCAATAGATAGAAAAGATCATTATGTTAAACGTTGTGTAGGTATTCCAGGAGATATAATTTTTATTAAAAATGGTAAATTATTTATTAATTATATACAAGAAAAATTTTTTAAAGGTAGACAACAATCTTTTTTTTTTAAAAGAAAGATTCCATTAAATATTGAATATCTGATGAATAAAATGGATATCGAAGATATTGAGATGATAGGAGAATTTAATAATGAATATTATTATCAAATAATGTTAAATGAAGAAAATAAAAAAAAGATATGTAAATTATTTAATAATTTAATTTTATTAAAAAAAAATATTACTCCTTATTATATATCAGATAAAGTTATACAACCTAAAAAACAAAAATATGTATGGAATAGAGATTTTTTTGGGCCATTTTACATTCCAAAAAAAGGGGATATTATTGAAATAAATTCAATAAATAGTTCTTTATATAAAAATATTTTTTTATACGAAAAAGGAAAAATTTTTTATAAGAAAAAAAAAAAATTTATAAGAGTAATGAATAATTATTATTTTATGATGGGAGATAATAGACATAATTCTTATGACTCTCGTTATTGGGGATTAGTACCAGAAAGTCATATAGTAGGAAAACCTATATTTATATGGATGAGCATTGATTGGAATAGAAATAATCCTATAAATTTTTTTCATTGGAAAATTCGATGGGATAGAATTATGACAACTGTAAACGGTAATAATATATTTTTATATTTATTTTTTTTATTCTTATTATTATATATGATCCATAAAACAATATATAAAATAATAAATAGAAACAATAAAAATTAA